In the genome of Thiorhodovibrio winogradskyi, the window CTGCGCGCCGAAACGCAGCGGCGCGCGAAAGTGCTCCCGAAAAGCCGCACTGTCCACGGGCGGTTCGCGAAAGAAGCGGACTTCGCTCGCCTGCCAGTCCGGGCCGGCCAGCTCGCGGAACATGTTCCAGGCGATGGCCAGGGCGCCATCGTAGACATGATCCGTGCCAACCACATCCGAGCACCACAGAGTGTAACCAAAACGCGCCTGATGTCCGTCCACACAGAGATAGGGAATGGCCCCCCGGTCATGCAGGTGCAAGTGCAGGATCAGGGTGCGCAAGGCCAGTCCCACCGTGGGCGCCAGGCGCATGGCGCGACCAACGGCGCCGACTACATTCAGTCCCGCCCCTTGGCCGAGCGCGAGACCCGGATAGGCGCAGGCGGTATTCGTCGCGACATACGCCAGCAGGCGACCCACGGCGCTGAAGGCAATGGTGTTATCCGGGTCGCTGAACAACTCCGGACGGCAGCCACAGCCGCGAATCACCGCGTCCGGGTCCAGCCCCTCGCGCGCCATCAGTCGCGGCAAATCCCGCACCACGGCCATACGCACCATGCCGTTGCTCGCCAGGCCCAGTGCCGCCAGCCGGCAGGCGGGGGAAATCGCTCGTCTGGGCATCGCGTGAATTCCGCTTCTTTGATCAGATGACGGTAGGGGTTCAATGACGATGAGATTGCGCAAACGGGCCTGCTGGACTGAGAATGACGGAGCAACGCCGCTTGATCACTTGAATCTTAGTGCTCAATCCCGCGACAAATCTACCTTTTCGTGCCATCCGCGTTTTTAACACAAGAATCCAGACACCAAGCCCGCCCAATCGCCACCGGAAGCCACCGCCATGCGCTTTTTCAACACCGAAGGCCCAGTGCGCCCCGAGATGCACTATGTGCTGCCGCCACTCGGGCGCTGGGATCTGGACGAAGTGCTGCGGATGATCGCGCAGCAAAAATATTTCCTGCTCCACGCCCCACGCCAGACCGGCAAAACTTCCTGCCTGCTGGCGCTGATGGAACGGCTCAACCGCGAGGGACACTATCTGGCGGTCTATGCCAATCTCGAAACCGCCCAGGCGGCGCGGGAGAATATTGAACTGGCCATGACCGACATTGTGCAGACCATCGCCGATGAAGCGCGCGCGGACACCGGCGAACAGGGCTTGGCGGAACTGGCGGACGACGTGCTATCAAACAACGCCCCCACCCGCGCCCTGCGTGCCTTCCTTACCCAATGGTGCGAGCGCAGCTCCCGCCCGCTGGTGCTCTTTCTCGATGAGGTCGATGCCCTGGTGGGAGACACCCTGGTCTCGCTGCTGCGCCAATTGCGCGGCGGCTATCGTCAGCGTCCCCGCTCCTTTCCCAATACCATCGTGCTGTGCGGCGTGCGCGATCTGCGCGACTATCGCATCCACGCCAGCTCCGAAGACGGCCCCATCACCGGCGGCAGCGCCTTTAACATCAAGGCCAAATCCCTGCGACTGGGCGATTTCAATGCCGAAGAGGTCAATACTCTGCTCACCGAGCACACCCAGGAAACCGGGCAGATTTTTACCCCCGAGGCCCTGGTGCGGGTCTGGACGCTCACTCAGGGGCAACCCTGGCTGGTCAACGCCCTGGCTTACGAGTGCTGTTTCGAGCTGCCCGCCGGGCGTGATCGCGCCCATCCCATTTGTGTCGATCTGATCGATCAGGCCAAGGAAAATCTGATTCTGCGCCGGGTCACTCATCTTGATCAGCTCGCCGACAAACTGCGCGAGCCCCGGGTGCGGCGTATCATCGAGCCGATGCTGGCGGGCAATGCGCTCGGCGAGATCCCCGCCGACGAGCGCGATTACCTGATTGATCTCGGCCTATTGCGACGCGTCAATGGCGGCGGTCTGACCGTGGCCAACCCCATCTATCGCGAGGTGCTGCCGCGCACCCTGGCCAGTGGACCGAACGATGCCATGCCGCAGATCCGCCCCACCTGGCTGACCGCGACGGGTGAACTCGACGCCGAGATGCTGTTCGATGCCTTTCTCGCCTTCTGGCGCCAGCATGGCGAGGCGCTGCTCGGCAGTGCGCCCTATCACGAAATCGCGCCCCATCTGGTGCTGATGGCCTTCTTGCAGCGGGTGGTCAAAGGCGGCGGCGGCACACTGGAACGGGAATACGCCATCGGGCGCGGGCGCATGGATCTGTGCCTGCGCTACGGACGCCTGACCCTGGGCATGGAGCTGAAGGTTTGGCGTCCCGGCGCCGCCGATCCGCTCACCGAGGGACTCACGCAGCTCGATGAGTATCTGGCCGGCTTGAACCTAGACAGCGGCTGGCTGGTGATTTTCGACCGCCGACCGGGCATCCCGCCGCTGACCGAGCGCCTGCGCAGCGAGGACACCCAGACCCCGAGCGGCCGCGCGGTGCGGCTGGTGCGGGCTTAACGGGGCGTGCTGACACCGGCGAACAGGGCCTCGCGGAACTGGCCCTTAGTCGATACTTGTCCCGTCCCAGCAGTATCTGTGCTGGTTGATGCAAGCTCGGCGCAAGAATATGGAACGCATGGCCGAGGTCGTTCCCGACGGCGACGAGCAACAGTTACAGCATTTCTTGTCCGAATCTCCGTGCTCTGCGCGCGAGGTGCTCGATCACGTCGCCCAAGAAGCCGATTGCCTGCTCGGGGGCTTTGGCGATTCGGCGCTGTTACTCGAGGAATCGGGGTTGACCAAGAAAGGCCGGCATTCTGTTGGTGTGGCACCCCAATGGAACGGGCGCCTGGGCAAAGTTGACAACTGCCAGGTCGGTGTTTTCACCGCACTGTGCCATGGGGATCGTGCCGCGCCGATTGATGCGCGCTTGTACCTGCCCAAGGCTTGGACGGACGATCCCAAACGCTGTCGCCGGGCTGGGGTGCCGCAGGCCGAATAGGTGGCCCGCAGCAAGGCGCAGTTAGCGCTGCAGAGCGTGCGCCATCAGCGTGCCCGCGGGGTGCGGTTCAATTGGCTACTAGTTGATGGCGGATATGGCAAAGAGCCCTGGCGGCTGCGTGCCCTGGATGGCGATGGTGAGGTGTTCATTGCCGATGTGCACCCTAGTCGGATCAGGGATCAGCACATCTATCTTGAGAACCCGAAACCACAGATTCCCGAACGTTCTTTCCGGCGCGGACGTCAACCCAAGCGCCTGGTGGCTCAGATCGCCCTCGTTCGTGTTGATGAGTGGGTCGCCGCGCAACCCGACACTGCCTGGCAGCGGGTTACGCTGCGCGATAGCACCAAGGGGAGCTGCGAGTCGAAACGCTTCATCGGCGCGAATGGGTCTGGGATGGCGAAGAGTCTGAGGCACACCACTGGCATCTGGTATGCATGAGCATCCAAATTGCGGGAAATCGGGCTTCTGGTGAGCACGATATTTGAGGGTCGCTTTGCTAAGATGCTGGTTACACGAAGATAATCACTTTCAGTGAAGGAAGGAGTGACCATCTTCATCATCGGTGCCGGAACGACGAATCAAGAGGTTACAGTGGCTCCCGCATTTAATTGCCTTGTAGACCGGCCGCCACTCCGCACTTCTCCCCCCCGAGGGGGCGGCGTGGTTCATAAGGGGTTGCCGCGCACCCGCAACTCGAGAGTAATCAGCGCACCTGGGCCGAAGTCGACCAGGCCGTCATCGATGGCTTTGTCGAGGTCAAAGTCCTCGGCAACCCGCGCCGCTTCGTCGATTAGCCGCGCACGAGTCAGCCGATGCAAGGCATAAAACTGCACATGGGCGGGCTCGTCATTCTTGAGCGCCGCCAGATAGGTCACGGGTCCACGCTGCACCAGCGCCTGTGGATGAAGATGCGGCTGACTGGTCTCCCCGGACGATTTTCGGTGCTTCACCACCAGCACCCGCCGCTCCGCCACCGCGCTGATCACGGTGCCAAGAATACGTGGGCAGACCTCCGCCGGAGTCAGCCGGTAGTCCGCAGGCAGCACACGCAGCCGCTGCTCATCGAGTTCCGGCACCAGCTTGGACACCAACAGCTTGCGCCACAGGGCATCGAGTCGCACCCTGGGCAGCAGATCGGCCACAGCTTCGTTGATGACCTGCCGCGTGTAGGCCATGACGCTTGGATCATCATCGCCTGCTTCCTCCACACGTCGATAACGCAGCGGCTTTCCACCCGGATTAAACGGCTTGATCCGTTCGTCCCGCACCAGCTCGGCCAGATCACGCTGGAGCCGCCGTCGCCGCGCGCCGGGCGAGGAATCCCGGCCGTACTCATCCGCCAGCTGATCCTCCAAGCGACCGACATCCGGACAGCCCTCTCGCGCCGTCCGCGGTGGCGGAATCCTGTCAAACAGCGCCTGCAAGCGCTCGATACGCTCGAAATGGGTTGCACTCATGCCGGAGACTCTCATGGCTGAAGATGATGACATGAGTATAGGACAGACTCTGACGCAATAGGGAAAGCTGCCGCCATTCCCCTTCCGCAGTGATGCAGTAAATGCGAGACTCGCCGACATTGAGCGCGCTGAAGTGCCCGTCGCGCCATTGCAGCAGCGCGAGCGTGGTGGCGCTGGGGTTGAGCGAAGTGCGCGGCGATAGATGTCGGCACAGTCGCGGGTGGATGGATCGGCGTAACGCACGCGGACCGGTCCAGCCGTCCTGGAGTTGGTCGAGCGCGCTTGCCTGGTCTTCGTCGGCGGGATCCATTGTCATGTCTCGCAGAACCCTGCTGGCCAGTTGCGGCTTGAAGCTGGCCGCGACGCCATCGGCGACCGCGCAGATCCCGCCATCGGATGCGATCGATTCAGCCCGTGGTAGGAGATCCAGCGCTTGCCAGACTAGGCCCCCAGCCAGCAAAGCATCCTGCTGTTGGCGCGGCCCCAGTCCCCGATGTTGGACCATCGCCAATGCTAGGGGTTGTTTGTTCTGAACAGGCACGATGATGTCTCTCCGGTGCTTGTGACAACCTGCTGCCATCCGCGACCGTCAATCTCCGGCGATGGTCAGCACCAGCACACGGCGTCCAGGGCGACAATTGGAATTGGGAAACACGGGCGCCATCGGCCGGGCTGTAGTCGGCAGGCGCTCACTGAGGCGATCCATGAACTCAGTGAACTCCTGGATGTTGCAGTCGTAATCGCCATAGAGAAAAGCCATGGCACCCTGGGGTCGTTTGGGTTGCAGTGTCTGCCATAGACGGTCAAACGCCCGGTTACAACGGTCGAGCTGATTCCAGAATGTCGCCGCGCTGCGCGCCTGCGCACCCGCGCTCCTGCCTACAGGGCTTCATGTATATCGCCAATGTCAAAGCCAATCGGGCTTCGCTCCAGGTACAGCAGTCCCATGGTCAGGCGCAGTAGGCTAATTTGCCGCAGGATCCAGCGTTGCGGGAGGATGTCGATCACGGCGCCAAATGACGGAGTCCAGACCTCCCAATATCGCCCCAAAAGGCCCCTGATTTTTGGACAGCGCCCAAAGCGGCACCGCATCAAAGCGGCGCGTCGCAAACCTCGATGCGCAGCCACTTCCCCCCGGGAGCGGTAATCGCTCAGGGTGCTGACATCGACGCGCTCGGGTAACTGATCGCGTTCGTCCTTCAGCCGCGCCAGCTCCGCCTCGGCGGCGGCGATCTCCGCGGCGATGCGCTGGTGTTTGCTGTTCGCGCGCAAGGTCCCGTCTTTCTTGATCCCAGGCTTGCACTTGGTTTGTTGCTTGTAGAGGCGGTTGAGCTGGGTCTTGATGGCTTGGCATTGTGCATCGATGGCCTTGATCGCCGGATTGGCAATGTCCTGTTTCTCGCTCTCACTCACCCCAAATCCCGGATGGTAATGATAGGGGTGACGCTCCTGGAGGTGCTTGAAGGACTTCTCCGAGGCGCCCCAGCGACTGAGCATGGCGGTGGCGATCGCCACCGGCGTTAGCCCCAGGGCGCCATCCCAGCACACCACACTGGTGCGATGCCCGGTGCGCAGATTCCAGATGACGACCCGGCGCAGTTTGAACGTTGGCTCAGACTCCGCTGCGCAGGGCGCGGGCTTCAGGGGATCGGTGCAGGCCTTCTCCTCCTCGAGCAGCCGGTACTCGGTCCCGTTCAACGTGAGCGTCTCGGTAAAGCTCCCCGCCTCCAACCCACGCAAGCGCGCCGCATCGGCGTTCTTCTCCCAGGTCACAAAGGGCGTGTCGGTGGCGACCAGGGTGGAGAAGAACTCCAGCCCGTCGCCTTCGCGGTCAAACACCTGCAAAGGCATCACGCCCAATCCCTGCTCACGCGCATACTCGCCCAAGGCGAGAATGCGCCCGCGCAGATCGCCTTTGCCTTCCTGAATCTCAAAGCACACCACCCGCCCGCGCGCATCGCAAGTGACCAGATTGGTCTGCCCGGGCGTGGGCATGCGCCGCTGGGTATGGTAGCTGGCATGAACCTTGTGCATGCCGGTATAGGGCAGCAGATGCCCATCGGTGAACCACACATCCGTGCCGACCAAGCCGCGCTGGAGCTGGTCGTCGGAAAACGCCGCCACCAGCACGGCGGCGCGGCCATGCTTGGCGACCTCATGGAACCAGCCCCAAAGGGTTTCCAGGCACGCCAAGGTGCCAATCCCCAAGATCCGCCCGGCCTCGTCACGGCGCACGTGCTTGAGCTGCTCGATGGAGCGGATGTTACAGACACCCATGAGGGCGAAGACCATGAACAGCTTCCAGCCGTTGCCGAACAGGCGCATTACCCCGCTCAACCAGTGCCATTGGCTGATCAGGACCATGAGGATGGGGAAGATGCCGGCATAGCGGCTTTCTTCCCAGTCATGGTTCTGGGCATAAGGACGCTCGCTTGCCACCACCTCGGTCGGCTGCGATTGAGGTGGTGTCGCCTGCGCGCCAGCCAGGGCCGCACTCAGGGTTTCTTCGATCGCCGGCTCTTGGAGTTCATAGGTCGCCTCCCCGTCCCAGTCCAGCTCGGCCTGTGCCTCACCTTCGGCCTGCTCACGCTTGGCGCGGCGCAGCGCTTCGAGCTCGCGGGCCTTGGAGCCAGGACGGTGCTTGTTGACGTTGAGATGGCGATGGAGTTCCTCGTCCTTGCTTTTCGCGGGACTGTAGCCGTGCAAGAGTCCCTGCACGCCGAATTCCCGGTAGCTCTCGCGGTAGTTGTGCAGGGTCTGGCGACTGAGCTGCAAGGCATCGGCCAAGCGGCTCTGATTGACGCCTTTTTGCATCAGTTCCACGGCCAAGAGGCGACGTTCGGCTTTGTCGCGCAGGTTGACTTGTTTGATCGGGGTGCCGCGATGGTAGAGCGTGCCGAGCGCGCGCGGGCCATGGGGCAGATGCAGTGCATAGCCACCACCAAGCTCGAAACGCACCGCGCGATCCAGCGCACCCGCCGGCTCGGCAAGCAACTCGATTTGGGTCACCAGGGAAGCTCCTTCAGAGGGGTAAAACCACTTCACCCGATCATGCCAAGATTTCTTTTATTTTTCCAGATTTATTTTGATATAAAACGGTTATCTGATTCAGCGTTTGTCCAAATAACGCCTTTTTGACGTCGGGCGGAAATGTCCAAAAAACGTCGGGTAAGACGGAGATTCAAGCGCTTACGTGGGAGGAAAAATCTGGACCTGGGAGGTCTGGACATAGAGATTCTAGTGCGCCAGGCGGCGGCGGATCGCGCCAGCCTAGCCTATCTGGCCCAACAGACCATCCAATTGCCCACCGGCGAGCGCGTGCCCCTGGATGCGGTGGCCAGCGTGCGCGAACAACGCGATTGGGCGCGCATCACCCGCATTGATGGCCAACGCAGGGTGACGTTGCAGGCCGAAGTCGATGCCCGCCAGGCCAGCGGTCAGGCGATTGTGGCCGATCTGCGGGCGCGCTGGCTGGACGACTTCCAGGCCCGGCATCCCGAGGTGCGGGTGAGCTTCGAGGGGCAGTTGGCGCGCTCAGCGGAGACCGATGGCTCAATCCGGCGCGGGCTGCTGATCAGGCTGCTGCCGCTGCTCGCCGAGACCAGCACCCAGGCCGACGCCATCAAGCCGCTGGTGGTCTCGGTGGTGTTCGGGCTGCTCAGCGCCACGGTGTTGGTGCTGCTGGTTCTGCCGGCGCTCTATGTGGTGTCGGCGGACTGGGGGGGGGGTGGGTGGCCGGCAGGAATCAAACGAAGCCGGTCACTGATGCTTGACTTCCCCCTTCCCCCTTCTATCTTCCCCCTTCCCCCTTCTCCACTGGCCACCCGGCCTGGCGCCATTCCGGCAGGCCGTTTTCCAGTCGGCGGGCGTTGAACCCGGCCTGGCGCA includes:
- a CDS encoding helix-turn-helix domain-containing protein translates to MTQIELLAEPAGALDRAVRFELGGGYALHLPHGPRALGTLYHRGTPIKQVNLRDKAERRLLAVELMQKGVNQSRLADALQLSRQTLHNYRESYREFGVQGLLHGYSPAKSKDEELHRHLNVNKHRPGSKARELEALRRAKREQAEGEAQAELDWDGEATYELQEPAIEETLSAALAGAQATPPQSQPTEVVASERPYAQNHDWEESRYAGIFPILMVLISQWHWLSGVMRLFGNGWKLFMVFALMGVCNIRSIEQLKHVRRDEAGRILGIGTLACLETLWGWFHEVAKHGRAAVLVAAFSDDQLQRGLVGTDVWFTDGHLLPYTGMHKVHASYHTQRRMPTPGQTNLVTCDARGRVVCFEIQEGKGDLRGRILALGEYAREQGLGVMPLQVFDREGDGLEFFSTLVATDTPFVTWEKNADAARLRGLEAGSFTETLTLNGTEYRLLEEEKACTDPLKPAPCAAESEPTFKLRRVVIWNLRTGHRTSVVCWDGALGLTPVAIATAMLSRWGASEKSFKHLQERHPYHYHPGFGVSESEKQDIANPAIKAIDAQCQAIKTQLNRLYKQQTKCKPGIKKDGTLRANSKHQRIAAEIAAAEAELARLKDERDQLPERVDVSTLSDYRSRGEVAAHRGLRRAALMRCRFGRCPKIRGLLGRYWEVWTPSFGAVIDILPQRWILRQISLLRLTMGLLYLERSPIGFDIGDIHEAL
- a CDS encoding AraC family transcriptional regulator, with translation MPRRAISPACRLAALGLASNGMVRMAVVRDLPRLMAREGLDPDAVIRGCGCRPELFSDPDNTIAFSAVGRLLAYVATNTACAYPGLALGQGAGLNVVGAVGRAMRLAPTVGLALRTLILHLHLHDRGAIPYLCVDGHQARFGYTLWCSDVVGTDHVYDGALAIAWNMFRELAGPDWQASEVRFFREPPVDSAAFREHFRAPLRFGAQQAAVVFPTADLKRPCMDADARAYAKAKSDLESLGAISDLGLADEVRLVLLRLLVAGSCGTRAGPERADVAQLFAMHPRTLNRRLREEGVTFAALLAQARHDLARQLLRDTQLPVSEIAYLLGYAGSGPFSHAFRQWSGMTAGAWRKARPTETDPGRVDKHPSQRI
- a CDS encoding ATP-binding protein translates to MRFFNTEGPVRPEMHYVLPPLGRWDLDEVLRMIAQQKYFLLHAPRQTGKTSCLLALMERLNREGHYLAVYANLETAQAARENIELAMTDIVQTIADEARADTGEQGLAELADDVLSNNAPTRALRAFLTQWCERSSRPLVLFLDEVDALVGDTLVSLLRQLRGGYRQRPRSFPNTIVLCGVRDLRDYRIHASSEDGPITGGSAFNIKAKSLRLGDFNAEEVNTLLTEHTQETGQIFTPEALVRVWTLTQGQPWLVNALAYECCFELPAGRDRAHPICVDLIDQAKENLILRRVTHLDQLADKLREPRVRRIIEPMLAGNALGEIPADERDYLIDLGLLRRVNGGGLTVANPIYREVLPRTLASGPNDAMPQIRPTWLTATGELDAEMLFDAFLAFWRQHGEALLGSAPYHEIAPHLVLMAFLQRVVKGGGGTLEREYAIGRGRMDLCLRYGRLTLGMELKVWRPGAADPLTEGLTQLDEYLAGLNLDSGWLVIFDRRPGIPPLTERLRSEDTQTPSGRAVRLVRA
- a CDS encoding protein phosphatase 2C domain-containing protein, with the protein product MPVQNKQPLALAMVQHRGLGPRQQQDALLAGGLVWQALDLLPRAESIASDGGICAVADGVAASFKPQLASRVLRDMTMDPADEDQASALDQLQDGWTGPRALRRSIHPRLCRHLSPRTSLNPSATTLALLQWRDGHFSALNVGESRIYCITAEGEWRQLSLLRQSLSYTHVIIFSHESLRHECNPFRAYRALAGAV
- a CDS encoding helix-turn-helix transcriptional regulator produces the protein MSATHFERIERLQALFDRIPPPRTAREGCPDVGRLEDQLADEYGRDSSPGARRRRLQRDLAELVRDERIKPFNPGGKPLRYRRVEEAGDDDPSVMAYTRQVINEAVADLLPRVRLDALWRKLLVSKLVPELDEQRLRVLPADYRLTPAEVCPRILGTVISAVAERRVLVVKHRKSSGETSQPHLHPQALVQRGPVTYLAALKNDEPAHVQFYALHRLTRARLIDEAARVAEDFDLDKAIDDGLVDFGPGALITLELRVRGNPL